In a single window of the Rutidosis leptorrhynchoides isolate AG116_Rl617_1_P2 unplaced genomic scaffold, CSIRO_AGI_Rlap_v1 contig82, whole genome shotgun sequence genome:
- the LOC139885142 gene encoding LOW QUALITY PROTEIN: ammonium transporter 1 member 1-like (The sequence of the model RefSeq protein was modified relative to this genomic sequence to represent the inferred CDS: inserted 1 base in 1 codon), producing the protein MACSAPDLASLLGPNATDAASYICTQFSSVSNRFTDTNYAVDSTYLLFSAYLVFSMQLGFAMLCAGSVRAKNTMNIMLTNVLDAAAGGLFYYLFGFAFAFGTPSNGFIGKHFFGLKDVPDSLGFDYSNFLYQWAFAIAAAGITSGSIAERTQFVAYLIYSSFLTGFVYPVVSHWFWSSDGWASASRSDGDLLFGSGVIDFAGSGVVHMVGGIAGLWGALIEGPRIGRYGHAGRSIALRGHSASLVVLGTFMLWFGWYGFNPGSFNKIAVAYTSGSYYGQWSAIGRTAVTTTLAGCTAALTTLFGKRILSGHWAVTDVCNGLLXGFAAITAGCSVVEPWAAIICGFVAAWVLIGCNMLAEKYKYDDPLEAAQLHGGCGAWGVIFTALFATKKYVREVYPSRPDQHYGLFMGGGGKLLGAHLIQIIVIVGWVSVLMGSLFYILHKLSLLRISAEDEMAGMDMTRHGGFAYYHFDDDESEKNVIQLRKVKPSSTNSTPV; encoded by the exons ATGGCTTGCTCAGCCCCTGACTTGGCCTCACTCTTAGGCCCCAACGCCACAGACGCCGCCTCCTACATCTGTACTCAGTTCTCTTCCGTCTCCAACAGGTTCACCGATACCAACTACGCCGTCGACAGCACCTACCTCCTCTTCTCCGCTTACCTCGTCTTCTCCATGCAGCTCGGCTTCGCCATGCTCTGCGCCGGCTCTGTCCGAGCCAAGAACACCATGAACATCATGCTCACCAACGTGCTCGACGCCGCTGCCGGCGGTCTCTTCTACTACCTATTCGGTTTCGCCTTCGCATTCGGCACTCCCTCCAACGGTTTCATCGGGAAACACTTCTTCGGCCTGAAGGACGTTCCGGACTCATTGGGCTTTGACTATAGCAATTTTCTCTATCAATGGGCTTTTGCTATTGCAGCCGCCGGTATCACCAGCGGTTCGATTGCGGAGAGGACGCAGTTCGTCGCCTATTTGATTTACTCCTCGTTTCTGACTGGATTCGTCTATCCGGTCGTTTCTCACTGGTTTTGGTCCAGTGACGGTTGGGCTAGTGCTTCGAGATCGGACGGGGATTTATTGTTCGGGTCGGGTGTAATCGATTTTGCCGGGTCGGGTGTGGTCCACATGGTCGGTGGAATCGCTGGTCTTTGGGGTGCGCTTATTGAAGGACCCAGAATCGGACGGTACGGTCACGCCGGCCGTTCGATCGCGTTACGTGGACACAGCGCCTCTCTCGTCGTGCTCGGAACTTTCATGCTTTGGTTTGGTTGGTACGGGTTTAATCCCGGGTCATTTAACAAAATCGCAGTCGCTTACACATCTGGGTCTTACTACGGTCAATGGAGCGCCATCGGCAGGACCGCCGTCACCACCACTCTCGCTGGCTGTACTGCGGCTTTAACGACGTTGTTTGGGAAGAGAATCCTGTCCGGTCACTGGGCAGTCACCGACGTCTGTAACGGACTTC GTGGATTCGCCGCCATAACAGCCGGGTGCTCCGTCGTGGAGCCTTGGGCGGCGATCATTTGTGGGTTCGTGGCGGCTTGGGTGTTGATCGGGTGCAACATGTTGGCGGAGAAGTACAAATATGACGACCCTCTAGAAGCGGCTCAGTTACACGGAGGTTGTGGCGCGTGGGGTGTGATTTTCACCGCTCTATTCGCAACGAAAAAGTATGTGAGGGAAGTATACCCGAGCCGACCCGACCAACACTACGGACTATTCATGGGTGGTGGTGGTAAATTGCTGGGTGCTCACTTGATTCAGATAATCGTGATCGTTGGGTGGGTGAGCGTGCTGATGGGATCGTTGTTTTACATCCTTCACAAGCTTAGTCTGTTGAGAATTTCGGCCGAGGATGAAATGGCGGGTATGGATATGACCCGACATGGCGGGTTTGCGTATTACCACTTCGACGATGACGAGTCGGAGAAGAATGTTATTCAATTAAGGAAAGTTAAGCCAAGTTCAACAAATAGTACTCCAGTGTAA